The sequence ctaccttacatactttagatgtcatatatttgttttttattattattattaaggcctttggaaaGCTTATATTTTGTTTTCTCATAGTGTTCTTTAATGAAGTTGTAGTTTCTTCACATGACACTTCCTGTCACCAAAGCTTTGTATTTAGCAGTCCCTTGTGATGAAAGAAAACGGTTGTAttttgtaatgtgtgtgtgtgtgtgtgtgtgtgtgttttcaggtcTGTGGGCTGTGGTCAACAATGCTGGTATTTCTTTCCCAACTGCTCCCAACGACTGGCTGGATATCGAGGACTTCAAACAAATGATCGATGTCAATCTGATCGGGGTTGTAGCCGTTACTCTGAGTGTGTTACCGCTCATTAAGAAAGCCAAGGGCAGAGTGGTCAACGTGGCCAGTGTGTTTGGACGGATTAGTTTCGTGGGAGGGGCGTACTGCATTACTAAGTATGGAGTAGAAGCTTTTAATGACAGTCTAAGGTTAGTATGTCCAGTAACCACTAAATGATGCTTCTAGAGACCCTCTGACAAAATCAACCGAATTCAGATTCAAAGCATTTCTCTGCATTTCTATCGAGCTCTGCAACCATTCAACCGAGGAAATGTAAATTGGGCGAGCACTTTCTGCAAGTGCAAACATATCCTAAAAATATAAGATAAGACAGCACAAGTGAGTGCCAGCAGCCAGTCAAAATTCAGCAGCTTATAACTTCAACTGTGAATAGCCACTCATGATAAaagatgtatatatttttaatatttttaacatttaatagctttatttaatttttatttcagttgtagttttagtaattgtagtacttcaacttatttatttcagttaaagtttttcatatatatacactggGATATatacttcatatatatatatatatatataatttcagaaAATTCTATAACATCTGCAAATGTAACTAGGTCAGTTAAACTTTACCACCAAACAAACAATTActagaatttatttaaaatatgttaattttaattatgcaGCTGTGACTATAATGTGTTTTTCTTTGCTCTGCAGGAGGAACATGGCACCGTTTGGAGTGAAGGTTTTATGCATTGAACCTGGATTCTTCAAAACAACTGTTACTGACTCCACTGTCTTTGAGAGTCACATGGAGAGATTATGGAATAAGTTGCCTCAGGAGGTGAAGGATGAGTACGGCAGTGACTTTATCGACAAAAGTGAGTTCAAATCCAATAACCAGTTTAAAATCATAGCAAATAAAGGTCACACTTCCTAGTTACTAGAAGTTATAAAAGATATAACTAAATAATAAGTTATAACTAATCATTGTTTTTGTAGCAAAGCTGGCGGTTAAGGATACTGAGAAGATTGTGGATCCAGATCTGATGAAGGTGGTGAGCTGTATGGAGCATGCTGTGGCTGCGGTCCATCCCCGTACCAGATATTCTCCAGGCTGGGATGCCAAGTTCTTCTGGCTGCCTCTCTCCTACATGCCAACGTTCATCTCAGATGCTTTCGTCTTAAAAAACGCGGTTAAACCCAAAGTTTCAGTTCTGTAAGCATAAAGAGCCATTTCTTTGTGCCATGCTCTTGCAGCGTACTGAGACGTGATGtaatactttatattgtaaacaaatatatatcaaTTAATACttaatgtacatttttacaataatgaatttaaataaaaacaaaatttaaaaaaagttttagaaTCCAGACGTTCTACattcgccatgttgtcattatcatgtgacctaccagtgtcagttgagtcgcttcactgccattcacaaatcctctcccgtggccttatgtgatagtaaagtgtccatcatatgcacacttcagaatctctccagaagtagcaggtcatccgggtactttttgcctactcttttatcaatactgtgaatttggacatatatttgtcacatactgttttttgccTGTGAAacagtagggaagtatgcaatttcaTATGCAgaaaaaatgaaacacaaatgtgatgtttatctaaagtcattttgcTTATttgtatggttgaattggatcattgaaggtcagcagcaaagacattggttaataaagtgagattaaatacataaagtatatgtgtgtaatttaacatttgattaTTGATGATTtgcaaaataatatatatagagtttgtatttcactgtttttattctttttgaagaatactgaatctgtttttgcaagtgagatgagtaaacaCTCACATTTTAATCTAGAAACTAACAaccatgttcacacagcacacatacacctctgcacttactcctGATTTCTCATCGTGGGGGCAGGAGAGATGTCATAAAGGGAAAACAAAGcactacttatttgaaaaagtaacttaaacaggacctataatgccccgtttacaagatgtaatagaagtctctggtgtccccagaatgtgtctgtgaagtttcagctcaaaatacgccacagatcatttattatagcacaTAACattttgcccctatttgggtgtgagcaaaaacacgcctttttttgtgtgtgtcccttcaaatgcaaatgagctgctgctcccgacccgctttccagaagagggcggagctttaacagctcaacaacaacaaagctgaaGAATCTCCcccagccaaaatgaggattgtcagtaactgtgttcagccttacattgttcaaaccggagtcgacactgatggagagactcaggaagaagttacaacttttagaatgaaactggacgtttctgaatggttagtggataaatttatgtagttgctgtggagtcgattcaactcatccactagcatgtgccgtcatgttcatcttttgtgttgaattgaccctcgtttgtgaagcagtccggcgtaaaatgacggcatgacaacaacactctactacaacaactcttcctcttctctaaagcagcccaacacgGCCccatgttgtttatgctcaaacagc is a genomic window of Chanodichthys erythropterus isolate Z2021 chromosome 14, ASM2448905v1, whole genome shotgun sequence containing:
- the LOC137035771 gene encoding retinol dehydrogenase 7-like, with product MFLYVVGLIVLLFVYRWFRELGRVPNKSDKFVYITGCDTGFGNLLARHLDTKGFRVIAGCYTEKGEDELKKACSDKLTALHLDVTDNDSIKKTADTIKTLVGQKGLWAVVNNAGISFPTAPNDWLDIEDFKQMIDVNLIGVVAVTLSVLPLIKKAKGRVVNVASVFGRISFVGGAYCITKYGVEAFNDSLRRNMAPFGVKVLCIEPGFFKTTVTDSTVFESHMERLWNKLPQEVKDEYGSDFIDKTKLAVKDTEKIVDPDLMKVVSCMEHAVAAVHPRTRYSPGWDAKFFWLPLSYMPTFISDAFVLKNAVKPKVSVL